In Crinalium epipsammum PCC 9333, the genomic window GCAAACAGAATAATGACGACGGGAATCACCGCATCAAGCAGGGGCAACAGTACGTCATCCCACATCACCTCTGTCTGCTTAGTGTAGTCTTTCAGGTAATAGATGAAAACCTGAGTAAATAACTGAATAAACCAATAACTTATGACAACAATCAGAGAGGCGGTGAAACATCGATCCAGTCCTTCAATCAAATCAATTTCAATTAAGCGATGGAAGCTGAATTTGAGCGTAACGATCACAAAAGCAATCAGCACTGGATACATTGAGACATTGAGCGTAACCAGGGCGATATCTCGCTCAAACTTGCGAAAAATCGAGCGCAATATGTAGAACGACACGAAATAAAGTAAGGTTGTGGCGATCGCAGATATGGCTAAGTCGCTTAGGACAAATGCCCACGAGTTTACAGCAAACGGTAAAAATTTTTCTAACATATTGAACAAGCTACTTCGTAAGAGTTTCTTAATTGAAAAAAAAATGATTAACTTAAAAATATATCTGCTAATTGTTCCTTTATTTAGGAGGAGCAGAACATAAAAATGCCATGATTTTGCCGACTTGTTTGCTATCCCTTTGAATTCTAAATGTTTTGCAATGCCCTTCTACATATCCTGTGCAGAGAAGGGATTAACCGATGTTTCCAGGCTGTCTTGCTTGGTTCCAGCAGCAATTAAATCTTCGATATCGCTGTCCAACTTTTGGCAGAGCCGATCAAGCGGAATATCATTAGCATCATATCCAAAGGGATTTTCAATTTCTAAACCGATCGCCTCAATGCCAAACAATGCAAAAGCCACTCCCCCAACAACTGGAATTGTCCACCATTGCAAATCTTTCACCATCTGAAAAGGCAGTGCCAAACAATACAAAATTAACAGATGTCGTAAGTGAATCGAATAAGCTTTAGGCATCGGCGCAGCTAAAATGCGTTCGCAGCGTGATAGGCATTCAACTAATTGATCTAGCAAGCGATTGAGGGCAGCAAATTGAATACTATCAATTTGCTTTTGGGAATACTGTTTAGTTAAATAGCCCCCAATCCATTGCGTTACTTTCAATGGCATATTGGTGACATATTGCAACTCTAAACATTGTTCTGGAGAAAGCACAGACTTTAATTGTTCGTCAACTCTAGCGCGTCTTAAATGCTGTTTCATTGCCATGAAAAAAGCTGTAACTAAGCGTAAATAAGCGGCTTTTTCCTGGCTATCTGCTAAAGTTCTATCAGGAATTGTCATCCACATTTGTCGGGAAAGGTTACGACCTGTAAATATAGTCATTCCCGCAATTTGCCAGCCTTCCCAAAATCTTTCATAGGCTGTATTAGTCCGAAAAACTAATAGCAATCCTAAAATAATTCCTGGAATTAATCCCGCTAAGATTGGTTGGCTAAAACCTGAATAGCCATGTTTGTAAAGCAGGGTAATGAGAAAAGCCATTACCATACTTAAAAAAACCTGCGTTTTGATATTCAGAATGACAGAACTTTTAAAATTAAAAGCTAGCTGAAACCAATTATTACGTTCAAATTCCATACAAATCCCCTTAATTAGAAGAGAGTTTTATTTACGCCTGATGATGGAATGGACATTTAGCAGACGATGGTTTCTGCTCCCAAGGATCTGGTAGATAGAAATAGTTAGGTTTGAGCAAGCGATTTTCAAACTCTAAGGGGTAAACTGGTACGGTTGAACTTGATAGCGGCGGGATCAGCCAACGCCAATCTCCATAAACTTGGCGATCGCATTGTTGCTCTTCATCCACAAATTGCATAAAGGAATCGCTCAAGGTATGATGATCCAGCATCCTTACCCCATGCAGCTTGTAGGAGTGCAGCACAGCTAAATTGATTTCTACTAACGCAGCATCCTTCCACAGTGTCATATTGTCACTGCAATCTAAACCCATCTTTTCGGCAACAATTGGCAGCAGATTGTAGCGATCAGTGTCGCTGAAATTCCGCCCGCCAATTTCCGCGCCCATGTAAAAGCCGTTAAATGGTGTGGGGTATTGAATACCTCCCATATCCAACATCATGTTAGAAACAGCAGGAAGCGCAAACCATTTTAGATCCAATTCTGCAAACCACTGATAACGAGGGTGGGAAATAGGAACTTCTAAAATAATTTCTGGCGGAATTTCAAACAATTTGGGATTCTCTTCCCCTACTTGGATAATAAAAGGCAATACATCAAAGCGGGTTCGAGACTCTTTCAACCACCCTAAATTGAGTGCCTGATCTGTTAACTCCACATTTGCCGGATCACCGAGAATGCTGCCATCTGGTTGACGGTAGCCTGCATAACGCAGCATTAAACTGTTCCAAATACGGATATTAAAATGAGGATTCAAGATCGTAATCGTCGATCGCAAATTACCGTTATTAGTAGCAAACTTAATGTGTTCGACTAAGGTTTGAAAAATCTCCTCCTCTGTTTGCAGATGCCGCATATCCCGCAATTGCAAACTACGCCAAAAATTGCGTCCCAGACATCGGTTACTATTACGCCATGACAGCTTTGTACCGTAAGCTAGTTCATCATAAGTATGTTCGTATGTGCCTGTACGCTCAATTGATTCCTTAACTTCTTGCCAACGGGGAAGGAAAACTTCTGCTAAACCTTGTTCGAGATAGCATTGTTTGAGGAAAACTTCTGCTTCTTTGGCGACGGAGTTAATCGGTTGGACGTAAATGCTGGTCTGTTCGATGGGGGTAATTCCTCCTGCCAGTTGCACCGCCGGACGTTGGGAGATGGGAGTTTGAGCGTTACCGTCCTCATTTAGCTTGGAGGAGAATAATTCTTGGCGAATGGCATGATCCTGCCAACCTGCGGTTTGTAAATAGCCGCGCACCGCATCCATAAAGGGTTGGGGTCCGCACATAAAGGCAACGGTTCCTTCCGTGTAGGGATACAAACTTTGCACATCTTCAGGAGTGAGTCTGCCTGTTGAGCGAGTTGCCCGAACTGTAAAGCTAAAATTAGGGTGAGTGCTTACCAGTTGCTCTAGTTCTTTTTGAAAGACTAAATCTTCGGCATGGGGAGCAGAGAAATCCAGGTGGAATTTGCGGGTATCTCTTCGGTTAGCTAAAGTTCGCATCATAGCGATCGCAGGAGTTATGCCAATGCCTCCAGCAAAAAACACTACAGGAGTTTCATCTTCTAAGAAAAATTCGCCTCTTGGTTGAGAAATGCGTAACAACGCATCTGTATCGGCGCGATCGCACAACCAAGCAGAAAATAAACCCAATTGTTCTCGTTTAACCGTGATTTCGTATTGCTCGGTTTGGTCGGCAGGCGAACTCAAAGTGTAAGCGCGAGTTACCCAAGAACCATCCACCCGTCCTTGAATCAGGATATGTTGTCCTGGTTTGGAAGCAAAGACTTGTTCATACACTGGGCGGAAGTGGAAGCGCATCATCCCTCGCCCCAAATCTTCTTTAGCAACGAGTTCAGCAACAGCCAGATTTGCCGAACCTAGCATTTCTTCGATTAACGGCTGGCAACTACCACAGATCATTGTTACCTGCGTTTGTTCGGCAATTTCCTCTAAGGAATCTATTCCTGTATCTATCAGTTCTCGTACTTTGCCACAGGTTGTTTTCGTACAGTTGCAAACGATATCGCTATCGGCTCCCGATGTGGTTACTTCCTCAATTTGCAGTTCTCCTAACTCACGGAATAATGCCACTTGCCAACGGGGAAGGAGTCGATCTTCAAAAAATAACTGAATGGCTAATCGTCGCCCCATCCAGCGTCCCTGTGCAGATAAACTGGCAATCTTGCCATCCTTTAATCTCAGGACTCGTTCGCCACCGTTTTCGGAAGTATAGCGAATTTCTTCTAAATTATTGGGATCTTCGTCTGCCCAATACCACTCCAGCACTTCGCCATCTAGCGATCGCTCTCCAATTAACATCCGGTCATTTGCTTGTAGCAGCCGTGTAATTAGTGCTGGTCGTCCTGCTAAAAACCCCTCACTAATAGTTAAAATACCGCGTCCGGGCAAAATATAAACGTTAATAAGTTCCAAAATATGTTGAGCAATCCAATCGCTCAAACCAATAGTTTTTTGCCCTAACCATTGGGCTGTTGCTTCTCCGTGATCAGTTAATCCAGATTTACTTACTCCCACCAGCCAATCTAGTTGAGATTGGGCTGCTTTTTCATTCATTCCCCCTGCCATTGCATCGTGCAGCGCAGCCGATGTTGGCAGATCAAAATAGCGAACTTCTGTTGGCACATCTGCTAAAATGCGGTTTAAATGAGCTTCTAAACCATAGACAAATTCCTCAAAATCAATCGTGCCGTTCTTGTCTTTGTCAGCCTGCTCTAAAATAGACTCAGATTCATCGTTGCTATATCCCAAATCTAATAGGTAGGGAAATAACTCAGCCGCGTCAATTTGTCCGCTTTTATCAATGTCGATCGCTTCAAATCGCAACCGAGCAAATTGTTGAGCAGACATAGTTTGCCACAGCATTGCCGATAGTTCGAGGGCAATATCCGCACCACTAAGCAAATTGGAACCTGTCAAGATTTCTGGAGGTTGGTTGTTTATCTCTCCATGCAGCCATTTAGATAACCCTTGAGCGATCGCTGAAGGATCTAACCAAGGTAAAGTGATAGTCCCAAGCGGTAAGGACAAAGTACGGCGAAACCTCAATTCTTTTTTCTG contains:
- a CDS encoding bestrophin family protein, with amino-acid sequence MEFERNNWFQLAFNFKSSVILNIKTQVFLSMVMAFLITLLYKHGYSGFSQPILAGLIPGIILGLLLVFRTNTAYERFWEGWQIAGMTIFTGRNLSRQMWMTIPDRTLADSQEKAAYLRLVTAFFMAMKQHLRRARVDEQLKSVLSPEQCLELQYVTNMPLKVTQWIGGYLTKQYSQKQIDSIQFAALNRLLDQLVECLSRCERILAAPMPKAYSIHLRHLLILYCLALPFQMVKDLQWWTIPVVGGVAFALFGIEAIGLEIENPFGYDANDIPLDRLCQKLDSDIEDLIAAGTKQDSLETSVNPFSAQDM
- a CDS encoding nitric oxide synthase oxygenase — encoded protein: MTSSKLSDLASSTATILVLTSDVHYLPAKQFVNLAVTSDRFQVCGLKRFGAIAAATNLVSSEWLNFSLNSPKVLSEEFDSAEAAVIFIMPTDLSEVVALTRSFIDIAKKKGIRRLAWVAPACLNGKVGSSLAKAESLVRDLNIETLILRHAPLFSHLLMQKKELRFRRTLSLPLGTITLPWLDPSAIAQGLSKWLHGEINNQPPEILTGSNLLSGADIALELSAMLWQTMSAQQFARLRFEAIDIDKSGQIDAAELFPYLLDLGYSNDESESILEQADKDKNGTIDFEEFVYGLEAHLNRILADVPTEVRYFDLPTSAALHDAMAGGMNEKAAQSQLDWLVGVSKSGLTDHGEATAQWLGQKTIGLSDWIAQHILELINVYILPGRGILTISEGFLAGRPALITRLLQANDRMLIGERSLDGEVLEWYWADEDPNNLEEIRYTSENGGERVLRLKDGKIASLSAQGRWMGRRLAIQLFFEDRLLPRWQVALFRELGELQIEEVTTSGADSDIVCNCTKTTCGKVRELIDTGIDSLEEIAEQTQVTMICGSCQPLIEEMLGSANLAVAELVAKEDLGRGMMRFHFRPVYEQVFASKPGQHILIQGRVDGSWVTRAYTLSSPADQTEQYEITVKREQLGLFSAWLCDRADTDALLRISQPRGEFFLEDETPVVFFAGGIGITPAIAMMRTLANRRDTRKFHLDFSAPHAEDLVFQKELEQLVSTHPNFSFTVRATRSTGRLTPEDVQSLYPYTEGTVAFMCGPQPFMDAVRGYLQTAGWQDHAIRQELFSSKLNEDGNAQTPISQRPAVQLAGGITPIEQTSIYVQPINSVAKEAEVFLKQCYLEQGLAEVFLPRWQEVKESIERTGTYEHTYDELAYGTKLSWRNSNRCLGRNFWRSLQLRDMRHLQTEEEIFQTLVEHIKFATNNGNLRSTITILNPHFNIRIWNSLMLRYAGYRQPDGSILGDPANVELTDQALNLGWLKESRTRFDVLPFIIQVGEENPKLFEIPPEIILEVPISHPRYQWFAELDLKWFALPAVSNMMLDMGGIQYPTPFNGFYMGAEIGGRNFSDTDRYNLLPIVAEKMGLDCSDNMTLWKDAALVEINLAVLHSYKLHGVRMLDHHTLSDSFMQFVDEEQQCDRQVYGDWRWLIPPLSSSTVPVYPLEFENRLLKPNYFYLPDPWEQKPSSAKCPFHHQA